In Shewanella glacialimarina, the genomic stretch ATCATGTTTGTGAAGTGTGCTTTCCTAGCGGCGCAAACCATAAAGCAAATGAGGTTAAAAATAAAATGAAACTTATAAATTAATAAAAAACTTAGACTTTTTATAAATGTCAATCCACTAAATAGAATGGGTTTTACTGTTGGCATTCTACTTTGTAATTAGTTTTATGTGCTATTCCGCTACATTGAGCTAATCGTGATATATTGCGCTATTGAATTTTTTATCCTCTAACTGTGATTATAAAATTATTATGAGAACGGCGATTGTGACCCGCGAAGGGTTTGAAAAACTCCAGCAAGAACTGCATTTTTTGTGGCGTGAAGAGCGACCTGAAATCACTAAAAAAGTGGCTTGGGCCGCTAGCTTGGGCGATAGAAGTGAAAATGCTGATTATCAGTACAATAAGAAACGTCTGCGTGAAATTGATTGGCGAGTAAGGTATTTACGTAAAGCGATTGAAAACCTTAAAGTTGTCGACTATTCCCCTGAGCAAGAAGGCAAGGTGTTTTTTGGTGCTTGGGTAGAGATTGAAAACGATGATGGCCAACAACTGACACTGCGGGTTGTCGGTTATGATGAAATTTTTGGTCGCAAAAATTACATTTCGATAGATTCACCTATGGCACGTGCCTTGTTAAAAAAAGAAGTTGATGATGAAGCGATAGTCAGTACACCTGATGGTGATAAGTGCTGGTATATTAATAAGATATATTATCAGTAAGCCGAATAAGCTTATTTAAAAGATATTATTTTTTCGTCCCCTTATCACAAAATTTGATAAATAGACTCTAGGCTGCGACACCTTGTCGCAGTTTCCGCTTTAGCTTTTGTCTCCCCCTATTATCGCAGGCACAATTGCAATACAACTTATCTACAAAAACAACAACATGAATGTAAAGTTTTCAATATTAACCGCTGCAGTTTTATCTGGGCTCTTTAACGGCCAATCTTTTGCTGATGAAATGGAAATTATCACCATTCAGCATAGTGATAATTACGCTGTTGCTTCTGCTTCAGACAAGGCATTAGCCGCCAAAATTGATGTAGGCGATTTATTTAAGGTGTTACCCGGAGCGTCAATTAATGGCAATGGTCCGTTAACGGGAATTGTGCAATACCGGGGTTTGTCTGGGGACAGAGTTAACACTCAAATTAATGGTGCTAAATTGGCTGGAGCAGGTCCTAATGCTATGGATACCCCCTTAAGTTATGCCAGCTTGATTATGACTGAACGGGTAGATTTGTATCGGGGTATCGCGCCTGTTGCTAGTGGTATTGATACCATGGGCGGCACAGTTAACGTTGTAGAGTCTAGCGCCGAGTTTGATGTGGTTAATGGTAAAGCTGCCGGCCAGTATCAAGATAATGGGCAACGTGGTTACTTAGGGGCAAAAGCTAATTTGGCGAATAAAGACCATGCTTTATTGGTTTATGCTGATGCATTAAATGGCAATGAAGATGTTAAAACAGCTAGCGGCAAGCGTATTCACCCCACTGATTATAAAAAACAAATGTTGGGTGGCCAATACAAGTTTAATTTAAGTGACTCTGCCGGCCAGGACGCGTTTATTGGTGTGGGTTATCAACATCTTGAAACAACCGATGCGGGCACGCCAGCATTACCCATGGATATTGGTTTTATTCGCACAGATCGGGTTAATGTTGAAGGTTTACAGCAACTAGCCGACTGGCAACTTGATTGGCACTTAGCCTATTCTGATGCGCGTCATGGAATGGACAACTTTAGTCAACGTAAGTTAATGCCAACCATGGGCGCGCGTTATAACAATGCTGATTCGACCAGTTTTGATGGTGCAGTAGCATTAAGTAAAGATAATTGGCAGCTAGGTGTGAATGTACAAATGGCCAACCATGACTCTGTGATTACTAATCCTACCCAGGCTATGTTCAGTGTCGATAACTTTAATGATGTAGAAGATAATCGCTACAGTGCTTTTGCCCAGTGGGACCAGAAAATCAACCATTGGCAAGTTAGTCTTGGTGCGCGTGTTAAACAATATCAAGCGAATGCGGGTGACGTACATCATTCAATGGCTGCCAATATGCCCGCTATTAATATGCTGATGACGCAGTTTAATCAAGCCGATAAAAGCCAATCGCAAACCGGCTTTGATGCTGTGGTGGATGCAAGATATGAAGTCAATAATGAGCTGTCTTGGATTGTAGGGCTGGCTCGCAAGCAATCTAGCGCCTCTTATCAGCAACGGTATTTGTGGGTACCTATGCAGTCTACCGGTGGTTTAGCTGATGGTAAAACCTACGTAGGACAAATCGATTTAGACCTTGAAACCGCTTATCAAATTGAACTGGGTAGTGAGTATCGCTGTGAAGGTTTATCTATTCTTCCGCGTATTTTTTACCATAGTATTGATGATTATATACAAGGTGTAAGCGCAACCAGTTCTACTGTGATAATGGCAGGAGCCATGGTGGGTGATAATCAGCCTATGCAGTTTGCCAATGTCGATGCAGATTTAATGGGAATGGATATCAACGCTGCGTATGCGTTTAACTCACTTTTTTCAATCGATATGGTAGCCAGTTATGTCGCGGGTGAACGTCGCGATATTGACGATAATTTATATCGTATTGCCCCAGCCAATATTAATGTCGGATTAAACTACGAATCACATTCCTGGTTTGCAAGATTAGAAACCTTAGCGGTAGCGGCACAAAATAAAGTGTCCCAAAGCCAATTAGAACAGCGCACGTCAGGTTATGCGGTGGTGAATATGCTAATGGGATATGAAGCTCAGTCTTGGTTAATAAAAGCCGGCGTCAATAATGTTTTTGATATTGAATATCAAGACCATTTGGCGGGATATAACCGGGTTATGGCAAGTGAAATTTTACCGGGTGAGCGTATGCCAGGGCTGGGTATACAAGCATGGTTAGCGGGAGAATATCGCTTTTAATACTTAATCATTTCAATCGTTTGGTTGAGTACCACACTTTGTCGATGACGACCCACTTTCGCATCTCTGCCAAGAATGAAAGTGGGTATTTTTTTGCTACTTTTTATTGGGATTTAACTTAACTTAAGTCACTGATTTACTGGTTTTTTTAGCAGTTTTCGCTGTAGTGTGCGCCTATGCATGCCTAATTGCCTTGCTGTTTGCGACACATTACCATTATTAGCGTTCAGCACTTGCTGAATGTGTTCCCACTCTAAACGTTTGGGGCTAATGGGCTGGTCTACTATGGGATTTTGGTCAATTTCATACTGTTGTTTAGCAAGGGCTTTTAATAATGTTTGGGTGTCTACCGGTTTAGATAAATAGTTGTCAGCGCCTAAACGGATCGCCTCAACAGCGGTGGCAATACTGGCATATCCGGTAAGAAACACGATCGTCGATTTAGGTAATAACTGGCGTAAAGGATTGACTAAGTTAAGGCTATTGCTGTGCTCAAGTTTCATGTCGAGCAGAATATGGCTAGGCAAATGTAGCCTCGCCAATAATAAGCCTTGGCTAGCGTCATGGGCTATGACGCATTCAAAGCCGTGCTGTGTCATACGCCGATGAAGAATGTTAGCCAGCGTTGTGTCATCTTCAATAATCAGCAATTTATGCATGGGTTTCTGCCTGCAACAAATCTGGCGTTATCGCTAAACTTGGTGCTATGGGTAAGCGTACCTGTGCCAATGTGCCGCCCTGTGGATGATGGTGCAAGGTTAAACTTCCGCCCAGTTTTTCTAAGCTTGCGTGACTGAGTAATAAAGCCACCCCCATTCCTTTTGCGTCGCGAATGATGTTTTGACCTATTTGGGCTATTAAGTCGGTAGAAATACCTGCGCCGAAATCGCGAATGTTTAAGTGACATTGTTGGTTGTCGATTGACACAGATAACTCGACTTGGTAATCAGCGTTATTTTCTTTACTGGCTCTGGCTGCATTGTCAATTAATGACATTAAAGCGGGTAAAAGGCTGGTATCCATATTGATTATCGTATTTGTGTCGATATTCACTTTAGTGGTTAAGGTCACTTCAGGCATTAATAACAATACTTGTTGGGTTAATATTTCTAATAGTGAAGTTAGGGCAATATGGGATTGTTGATTGTCTCGTATTGACTGAGTTGCGGTGCGTAAATCCGTTAAGGTTAATTCACAGCGGCCTAAAGCATGTTCAATATCGGGCAGAATATGGAACATGGACTCACCTTCGTGCAGTTCATCGACTAATAAGCGCAAACTGGCTAATGGAGTCGCAAGTTGGTGAGCCATTTGTGCCGACGCAGTACCTAGTGCTAATAACTTTTCTTGGCGTAATTGAGCCTCTCGTAAAATGCCCAGTTCTGCTTCTTTTTGACGAATTTTACGGGCGATAAAGGCAATGCTGGTGGTCACAATTAATGCTGATATTAAAAAGTTAAACCACATGCCCAAAAAGTGTGAACGCATATCCATGGTGTGGTTGCCCATGTTGTGCTCTGGCATGACAAAAATCATCAAGCTATAACTGGCGGTAGACAACAAGGTTAATACCCAGGGCGCCCATTGCGGTAATGCCACGGCGGCTACGGCAATAGGTAATAATAACAATGAGATAAAAGCGTTGGTTGCGCCGCCAGTAAGGTATAACCAGGCGGCCAGTAATAGTGAGTCTATTATGAGTGATGCAAATATCAATAAGATATTATGAAGGTAATATTTTTTGAAAAAGACGCTTAAACCAACATAAATAGCTTCCACTGTGAACAACAGATAAATCATGCTCGGCGGCGACGATAGGCCAAACAAATCAGCGGCAAAAAAGGTTAACCCTATTTTGAGCAGTAAATATACTAATCTGAGGTGGGTGTGATGGCTATTGCTCAGCCAGCTTTGTCGTTGAGGTGTTGGCAAAAATACAATCCTTTTAAGCCTAGTGATAAAAATGCACTCACTTATTGGGCAGATACAAACGTTTTTAACTCGAACAAAATTCAACCAGCAAAGATCAACAGGCCTAATAGATAAATATGCTGGGTGTGTCTCACATCATAATATTATTTTGCGGTTTAATGAACTTATACCAATTTCATAAGCGTTACTTAAGTTTCGGTTATCACAATAGTTAAATATTATCGCTCACTGATATTTAATCATCAGTGCTTAGACTTACTTGTACTACTTCGAGGTTAATTATGAAAACATCACATGAGTTTCCGCTGGTTCACCGATTAATCCATTGGGGCTTAGCTTTTGCTATGCTGGTGATGTTGCTGACAATATTTTTGCGCTTGGGTTGGATGGAAAAAAATCATATGGCGGCGATTATTCAGCAGGGCTTAGCCAAAATTTCAGTGACTATTGATAGTAAGCAAGCGGTGAGTATTGCCAAGATGATCCGCGGTGAGATGTTCCAGTGGCATATTTACTTTGGTTATGCCGTTGGGGTGTTTTTATCGGCACGCTTTATTTATATGGCAAAATGTGGCTTGCATTATTTATCTCCCTTTAATCCGCTGGCAAGCTTGCAACAAAAAATGCAAGCATGGGTCTATTGGTTATTTTATCTTGGGGTAACCGCCTCGATAATGACGGGTTTATTACTTAAATTTGGCCCTGAGTCGATTGAGGAATTAGCCGAAACCGTGCATAAATTAGCCTTGTGGTACTTCATCCCGTTTATTGTGCTTCACTTAGCCGGTATTGTGTTTGCTGAAGCTGGACATGACAAAGGCATAGTATCGAAAATGATTGGGGGTAAGTCGTAAGTTTATTATTAGCCTAGCCTAACGGTTTACTTTAATGGTTAGGCTAGGCGAATTTATGACAAGACTAAATCACATTCCTGTATATTACTGATTAGTTGTTCAATTTCGCTAATGGGCATAGGTTTACTGAACAGATAACCTTGAAAATGAGAGCATCCTATATCGAGCAGATAGCGTTTTTGTTCGATGGTTTCAACCCCTTCTGCAATGACTGAAAATCCTAAACTGTCAGCCATGGAGATGATGGTTTTCACAATTGATTGGTCGCTGGGATCGGTTAATAAGTCATCAACAAATGACCTATCAATTTTTAATTGTGACAAGGGTAGCTTCTTTAAATACTGTAAAGATGAGTAACCTGTACCGAAGTCGTCTAATGAAAACAGGATCCCCAGTCTGCCTAAGGCATTCATTTGAATGATGGTATTGTCGATATCATCGAGTAATAGTGACTCGGTTAATTCCATCTTTAGTTTAGTCACATCAATGTAGTAATGGTTAATCATTTTAATTACAGTATCGACAAAGTTTTTTTGACGGAATTGCTTGGAACTGACATTCACGGCAATGGTTAAATGCTTAGTATCACATTGTTGTTGCCATTGTTTTAGCTGTGCACAAGCGGTTTCTAATACCCATTGGCCTATTGGTAAAATTAATCCAGATTCTTCGGCGTAGGGAATAAATTCTACGGGACCAACAATGCCTTTAGTTGGATGTTGCCAGCGTATTAATGCTTCTACACCCACAGGTTGCTGATTTTGGTCTACTTGTAGTTGATAGAAAAGTTTGAATTGGTGTTGTGTTACCGCCTGGTGCAGTTCAGCTTCTAATGCTGCACGCTTACTAATTGCTTCTTGCATTTTGGGGTCAAAAAAACGCACCGTATTTCTACCCGCTAGCTTAGCTTGGTACATGGCAATGTCAGCTTGCTTCATCACTTCTGAAGTGGTGGTTAAGTGATCCTTAAACAACACCACACCAATGCTGGTAGTGCAATTATAGTGAATGTCGTTGAGCTGAAATACGTCATTCATTCTGGTCAAAATAGTGGTGCAAATAGTTGTTTTTTTTGATGCCGCAATAATATCTTCTTCATCAAGCCCTTCTAATATAATGACAAATTCATCACCGCCTATTCTGGCCAGGGTATCTTCTTTTCGTATGCAGTCACTTAATCTGGTAGCAATTAATGTGAGTAAGAGGTCACCTACATCATGACCGTGGGTGTCATTAAGCATTTTAAAATGGTCGATGTCTAAAAACAGTACTGCATTATTTTTATGGAGTCGTTTATTGGAAATAATCACTCGATTTAATCTATCCAGTAATAGGCGCCGATTGGGTAGCTCAGTCAGTGGGTCGTAAAAGGCTAACTGTTGAATTTTTTGTTCATTATTTTTACGTATGGTCATGTCATTGATAGTGATAACGTAATTTGTAATACATTGATTCTCATTGCGGACAGCATCGATAAATAAATAAGCTGGAAAGGTAGAGCCATTTTTATGGTTATGCCATATCTCACCCTCCCAATTATCGGTTTCAACCACCTTATTCCAAATCTCATTATGAAAATTGTCATCGTAAAGCGCAGTATTAAATAAGTTAGGTTGCTTGCCTATTAGCTCTTCTTCTGGATAGCCAGTAATCGTGCTAAAGGCCTTGTTTACTTGTAAAATTGCTCGATTAGTATCGGTAATGAAAATTCCTTCATTCGACTCGAATACCTTGGCCGCTAAACGAAGTTTTTGTTCCAACTGTTTACGCTCAGTAATATCAGATATGCCTGTGATGTAACCGACCACTTGCTGTTGTTCATCAAACTCGGGGACGTACTGAACTAATAATTCCTGTGTAAACAAGCATAAGTCATAGGTCACTGAAACCCCTGACAGCACCTTATCAATATGTTGACTAATTTCTTGGTAAATTATTTCCCCAAAGATGCTTTTCACCGGCTGACCCACAATGTCGTCAGGTTTTAGCCCAAACAAGGCTGCATAAGATTGCGTCGCATAAATAAACTCTTGCTGCTTGTTGCATCTGGCAATATAAAAAGGCGAATTGTCGTTAATAAATTGCAATCGTTGCTGCTGCTCGATCAGCTTTGTCTCAGCGTTTTTAAATGCTGTAATGTCTTGGGAAAACCCCGATATTGTATGTGATTTACCATCAGGACTTGCGATACGTTTACCACGGCATTCTATCCATCGAGTTGTTCCATCACTGGGGCGAGTTATAGGGTATTGAATGTTATGTTCGATGCCGTTGTTATAACAGGACGTTATTGACTCAATTAAAGTGTGCTGATATTCAACGGGGATCAACTGACAAAGCATTTCTAGACAAGGTTGTTGATCTTTTGATAACCCAAATAAGCTATACATTTGATCAGACCAATGCAGCGGTGCGTGTAAATCGACTAAATCCCAGTAGCCAACCTGAGCATAGTACATCGCTTCTTCAAAGCGTTTTTCGCTATTGACCAACTGTTGCTGAATGTCATAGTTCAGTCTTGTTTTACGCATCAGGTGCAAGGTGTTAGTTGATAAATTAGCATAGCTGGACAAAATGACATTGATAAGGCGTCGAGTTGACCCCTGCATTTGCTGTTGTGAATGGGCTTTAGCCTCTTTTAAAGGTACTCCCTGTTGCAACATCATGACTAGGATTGCCATGTAGCGGTCACTTTCTAAAATATGGGATGCTAACCATTGGGTGAGAAAAGATATCATTTGCTCGAGTAAAGCATCAGATGGCGTTGTAGTGAGTTGAGTTTGCAGGGTAATGACCTGCTGAACAAAATCATCATGGCCTAATTTGTGGTTTGTACTAAGTTGATGATTGGGCAAGTATTGATGCCAGATATCTTCTTCAGTTTTAAAGTGGTAAACAGTGTAATTAATTAGCTCTTGGAATATGGCATTCATATCTATCACTGAGGTACTAAATACCGCCTGATTTGCCAGGCGATTTAAAATGATGACTAATTTTTTATGCTGTTCATCGATTTTTGCTAATCCTGTGCAAAAATTTTCATTCCATGGAAAAATATCTATCGATTCAGTCACTATGCCACCAATTAAATTCTGGTATCTCTAAGTAATCAGTATAGTTGTACATTTTACACTTGTGGATGAATTTTAATTTTCCTGACAATTGTTGTGATCAATTTCTACGGTTTCGTAAAGTAAAAATCATGTTCAATATCTAATTTTATGCGGTTTGTGGTATGGTGAGGCAATTTTAAAATTTAAGCCTATAAACATCTGCTATGCATAATATTGCCCAAATAATTGCCCAAGAATTGAATGTTCGCCAACAACAAGTCGATGCCACTATCGCCTTGCTTAATGATGGTGCCACAGTGCCCTTTATTGCTCGTTACCGTAAAGAAGCTACCGGCGGGTTAGATGATACTCAGTTACGGCAGCTTTACTCCCGTTTAGGGTATCTAACCGAGATGAGCGACCGACGTCAGGTAATTTTGTCTAGCATCGACGCACAGGGTAAGTTAACTCCAGCGTTAAAGTATGCAATCGATGAAGCCGACAGCAAAACTCGCCTTGAAGATTTATATTTGCCTTATAAACCTAAGCGTCGTACTAAAGGGCAAATAGCCATTGAAGCTGGCATTGAGCCATTGGTCGATATATTGCTTGCCGATCGCAGCGCAGATGCTGACGCTAAAGCCGCCGAATTTATTAACTCTGAAGCCGGTTTTGCAGATGCAAAAGCTGTGCTGGATGGCGCACGTTTTATTTTGATGGAACGCTTTGCCGAAGATGCTGATCTGGTCCTTAAAATTCGTAACCATTTAGCCCAACAGGCTGTGTTTGAAAGCAAAGTGGTTAAAGGCAAAGAAAAAGAAGGCGCTAAGTTCCGCGATTACTTTGAACAAAGTGAAAGAATCACTAAAGTGCCATCACATCGCGCCTTAGCTATGCTTCGTGGCCGCAATGAAGGTATTTTAAGTTTAAGCATGAATGCCGACCCTGATACTGAAGCCAAACAAGGCAGTTATTGTGAAGTAATTATTGCCGACCATTTCAAGCTTAAACTCACAGATTCAAGTGTCGATCAATGGTTAAAAACCGTTGTTACCTCGACGTGGCGCATTAAAATTGCGTTACAAATGGAAACTGAATTTATTACTAAAATGCGTGAAAGCGCCGAAGAAGAAGCGATTAAAGTCTTTGCCCGCAACTTGGGTGATTTGCTTATGGCTTCGCCTGCGGGCGCAAAAGCGACTATGGGGCTAGACCCTGGTATTCGTACCGGTGTGAAGGTTGCTATTGTTGATAACACCGGCAAGTTAGTTGCCCATACAACGGTTTTCCCGCATGCGCCACAAAATCTGTGGGACAAATCAATAAAGACATTATCCAATCTGGTTGGTATGCATAAAGTGGACATTATCGCGATAGGTAATGGCACTGGCTCGCGTGAAACCGACAAGCTGGCAGGTGAGTTAATTGCGGCGGTAAAAGAAAGCCGTCCAACTCTAACTAAAGTCATGGTCAGTGAAGCGGGTGCTTCTATTTACTCGGCTTCCGAATTTGCCGCCAATGAATTTCCCGATTTAGATGTGTCGATTCGAGGCGCGGTGTCAATTGCGCGTCGTTTACAAGACCCATTAGCCGAGCTAGTTAAAATTGAACCTAAAGCCATTGGTGTAGGGCAATATCAACATGATGTTAGCCAAAGCCAGTTATCGCAATCGCTTGAAGCTGTGGTTGAAGACTGTGTGAACAGTGTGGGTGTTGATTTAAATATGGCCTCTGCGCCGTTATTGGCACAAGTGGCTGGGCTGAATAAAACCTTAGCGAAAAACGTGGTTGATTACCGTGATGAACATGGCCAATTCACTAACCGTAAGCAATTATTGAAAGTGGCGCGTTTAGGGCCGAAAGCTTATGAGCAAGCCGCAGGATTTTTACGCATTCGCAATGGTGATAATCCACTTGATGGTTCAGCAGTGCATCCCGAAGCGTATTCAATTGTTGAGTCTATTGCCGCCGCGTCGAAACATGATGTTGCCCAATTGATTGGTAATGGCGAGTTATTAAAGGGCGTGAAAGCTGAGCTGTTTGTCACTGAATCATTTGGTTTACCGACCATTACCGATATTTTGGCTGAGTTAGATAAACCCGGGCGAGATCCGCGTGGTGAGTTTAAAACAGCCAACTTTAAAGACGGTGTTGAAGCGCTTAACGATTTAAAAGTGGACATGATCCTTGAAGGCGTTGTGACTAATGTGACTAATTTTGGTGCCTTTGTTGATGTGGGTGTTCATCAGGATGGTTTAGTGCATATATCGTCGCTAACCGACAAGTTTGTCAGTGATCCGCATACCATAGTGAAAGCGGGTGACGTGGTTAAAGTCAAAGTGATGGAAGTGGATATTGAGCGCCGCCGAGTCAGCTTAAGCATGCGCCTTGATGAAATACCGCAACCGGCTAATACAGACGGCAAGCCACAATTTATTGGTCAGCCTGGCAAGGGTAAACCTGCTCATAATAAAGGCCAAAAACCTGCGCATGCTGGTAGAAATGTTACACCGCCAAAAGTTAAAGTGCCGGCTAATGCCGCTATGGGTAATGCGTTCGCGGATGCTTTGGCTAAAATGAAAAAGTAATTTTGCTTGTATATATCATTCAGAAAGCGCTTATTAGTAAGCGCTTTTTTGTTTTTATGCCTGTTATAAACTGAAGTTTCACTGGGCAAGTGAACATTCAGTATTTCTTAAGCCATTCTTAAGTTTGGTTGTGGATGATACATTTAGGTAATTAAGAATATTAAATCATCATAATAGGTAAAGCATGTCGACACTTTCTAAACTATTTTTACGTATTGGCTCTCCTCAATTACATGTCACTAGCGTTATTATTCTATTGTCAGTTTATTTTGCTGTTGTGTTAAATTACCCAATTAATCAACGTATTTATGAATTATCAACAGAAGGCCATCTGCTGTTTAAGCTGTCTCCTGCTGTGCTGTTAACCGGACTATTCTTAATTATTTTCAGCATGTTTTCTATTTCTATTAAGTATGTGTTTAAGCCTTTTGTGACATTGTTATTAGTGTCGTCAGCCACGACCATGTTCGCTATGTTGTTTTATAATGTCATGTTTGACTATGGCATGATTGAAAATATCTTTGAGACTAATACTGGTGAGGCTTGGTCTTATGTGAGTTTACCCTCGGTGTTATTTGTCAGCACTTTGGGTATTTTTCCATCATTATTATTGTTACGAACTCGGGTTATTCGGGCCGACAGTATCTTAAAAGGTGTCTTGCAACGTATTGGATTAGTTGTTATTGGCTTAGCACTTGTTGGTGTTGTAGCGTTATTTTTTTACAAGGATTACGCTTCTGTAGGGCGTAATAATCATTACTTAAATAAAATGATTAACCCAGCACACATTTTTAATACCGTTAAGTACATCAATAATACCTATTTAACAGAGCCATTAGTTTACAAGGCGCGTGGCACAGATGCCCACCTAGCCGCCAAGAAAAACCCAAAACCAACCCTATTTGTGCTGGTAGTAGGCGAAACAGCCAGGGCGGAAAATATGGCTTATTATGGCTACTCTCGAAACACCAATCCTTTTACTCAGTCGCTGGATATGATCAGTGTTGCTAATGTATCTTCATGTGGCACGGCAACCGCGCATTCATTACCTTGTATGATGTCTGATATGAATCGGGATAATTTTAAGCGAAATCAGGCTAATGCCCAAGACAATGTGTTAGAGGTATTACAGCAAGCGGGCATTGAAGTGACTTGGTTTGAAAGTGATGGTGGTGACAAAGAGGTTGCTAGTCGCATTACTAAGAAAGAGGTCGCCATAAGTGATAATAATCCGCTTTGCGATGGTCTAACCTGTTTTGATGCGGTTTTAGTTGAACAACTGTCAGCTCATATCAAAGCAAGCGCGGTAAATGACCTAGGGTCTACTTTGCAAAATCAATTTATTGCTTTGCACACTATTGGTAGCCATGGCCCGACATATTGGAAGCGTTACCCGAAAGAGATGGAGGTGTTTACGCCCGCTTGTAATCGCAGTGATATTGAAAACTGTACCGATGAAGAAATCGTTAATGTGTATGACAATACGATACATTACACCGATTATATTTTGTCTCAGGTTGTTAGTATATTAAAGCAGTATGAGTCTGAATATCAGGTTGCCATGTTGTAT encodes the following:
- the greB gene encoding transcription elongation factor GreB codes for the protein MRTAIVTREGFEKLQQELHFLWREERPEITKKVAWAASLGDRSENADYQYNKKRLREIDWRVRYLRKAIENLKVVDYSPEQEGKVFFGAWVEIENDDGQQLTLRVVGYDEIFGRKNYISIDSPMARALLKKEVDDEAIVSTPDGDKCWYINKIYYQ
- a CDS encoding TonB-dependent receptor plug domain-containing protein, with the translated sequence MNVKFSILTAAVLSGLFNGQSFADEMEIITIQHSDNYAVASASDKALAAKIDVGDLFKVLPGASINGNGPLTGIVQYRGLSGDRVNTQINGAKLAGAGPNAMDTPLSYASLIMTERVDLYRGIAPVASGIDTMGGTVNVVESSAEFDVVNGKAAGQYQDNGQRGYLGAKANLANKDHALLVYADALNGNEDVKTASGKRIHPTDYKKQMLGGQYKFNLSDSAGQDAFIGVGYQHLETTDAGTPALPMDIGFIRTDRVNVEGLQQLADWQLDWHLAYSDARHGMDNFSQRKLMPTMGARYNNADSTSFDGAVALSKDNWQLGVNVQMANHDSVITNPTQAMFSVDNFNDVEDNRYSAFAQWDQKINHWQVSLGARVKQYQANAGDVHHSMAANMPAINMLMTQFNQADKSQSQTGFDAVVDARYEVNNELSWIVGLARKQSSASYQQRYLWVPMQSTGGLADGKTYVGQIDLDLETAYQIELGSEYRCEGLSILPRIFYHSIDDYIQGVSATSSTVIMAGAMVGDNQPMQFANVDADLMGMDINAAYAFNSLFSIDMVASYVAGERRDIDDNLYRIAPANINVGLNYESHSWFARLETLAVAAQNKVSQSQLEQRTSGYAVVNMLMGYEAQSWLIKAGVNNVFDIEYQDHLAGYNRVMASEILPGERMPGLGIQAWLAGEYRF
- a CDS encoding response regulator transcription factor, encoding MHKLLIIEDDTTLANILHRRMTQHGFECVIAHDASQGLLLARLHLPSHILLDMKLEHSNSLNLVNPLRQLLPKSTIVFLTGYASIATAVEAIRLGADNYLSKPVDTQTLLKALAKQQYEIDQNPIVDQPISPKRLEWEHIQQVLNANNGNVSQTARQLGMHRRTLQRKLLKKPVNQ
- a CDS encoding sensor histidine kinase translates to MPTPQRQSWLSNSHHTHLRLVYLLLKIGLTFFAADLFGLSSPPSMIYLLFTVEAIYVGLSVFFKKYYLHNILLIFASLIIDSLLLAAWLYLTGGATNAFISLLLLPIAVAAVALPQWAPWVLTLLSTASYSLMIFVMPEHNMGNHTMDMRSHFLGMWFNFLISALIVTTSIAFIARKIRQKEAELGILREAQLRQEKLLALGTASAQMAHQLATPLASLRLLVDELHEGESMFHILPDIEHALGRCELTLTDLRTATQSIRDNQQSHIALTSLLEILTQQVLLLMPEVTLTTKVNIDTNTIINMDTSLLPALMSLIDNAARASKENNADYQVELSVSIDNQQCHLNIRDFGAGISTDLIAQIGQNIIRDAKGMGVALLLSHASLEKLGGSLTLHHHPQGGTLAQVRLPIAPSLAITPDLLQAETHA
- a CDS encoding cytochrome b/b6 domain-containing protein, yielding MKTSHEFPLVHRLIHWGLAFAMLVMLLTIFLRLGWMEKNHMAAIIQQGLAKISVTIDSKQAVSIAKMIRGEMFQWHIYFGYAVGVFLSARFIYMAKCGLHYLSPFNPLASLQQKMQAWVYWLFYLGVTASIMTGLLLKFGPESIEELAETVHKLALWYFIPFIVLHLAGIVFAEAGHDKGIVSKMIGGKS
- a CDS encoding bacteriohemerythrin produces the protein MTESIDIFPWNENFCTGLAKIDEQHKKLVIILNRLANQAVFSTSVIDMNAIFQELINYTVYHFKTEEDIWHQYLPNHQLSTNHKLGHDDFVQQVITLQTQLTTTPSDALLEQMISFLTQWLASHILESDRYMAILVMMLQQGVPLKEAKAHSQQQMQGSTRRLINVILSSYANLSTNTLHLMRKTRLNYDIQQQLVNSEKRFEEAMYYAQVGYWDLVDLHAPLHWSDQMYSLFGLSKDQQPCLEMLCQLIPVEYQHTLIESITSCYNNGIEHNIQYPITRPSDGTTRWIECRGKRIASPDGKSHTISGFSQDITAFKNAETKLIEQQQRLQFINDNSPFYIARCNKQQEFIYATQSYAALFGLKPDDIVGQPVKSIFGEIIYQEISQHIDKVLSGVSVTYDLCLFTQELLVQYVPEFDEQQQVVGYITGISDITERKQLEQKLRLAAKVFESNEGIFITDTNRAILQVNKAFSTITGYPEEELIGKQPNLFNTALYDDNFHNEIWNKVVETDNWEGEIWHNHKNGSTFPAYLFIDAVRNENQCITNYVITINDMTIRKNNEQKIQQLAFYDPLTELPNRRLLLDRLNRVIISNKRLHKNNAVLFLDIDHFKMLNDTHGHDVGDLLLTLIATRLSDCIRKEDTLARIGGDEFVIILEGLDEEDIIAASKKTTICTTILTRMNDVFQLNDIHYNCTTSIGVVLFKDHLTTTSEVMKQADIAMYQAKLAGRNTVRFFDPKMQEAISKRAALEAELHQAVTQHQFKLFYQLQVDQNQQPVGVEALIRWQHPTKGIVGPVEFIPYAEESGLILPIGQWVLETACAQLKQWQQQCDTKHLTIAVNVSSKQFRQKNFVDTVIKMINHYYIDVTKLKMELTESLLLDDIDNTIIQMNALGRLGILFSLDDFGTGYSSLQYLKKLPLSQLKIDRSFVDDLLTDPSDQSIVKTIISMADSLGFSVIAEGVETIEQKRYLLDIGCSHFQGYLFSKPMPISEIEQLISNIQECDLVLS